Proteins from a genomic interval of Papaver somniferum cultivar HN1 chromosome 4, ASM357369v1, whole genome shotgun sequence:
- the LOC113274280 gene encoding protein trichome birefringence-like 2, whose amino-acid sequence MVAEDNLIAPPSKSSIENGDEDLFDSECDIFDGEWVRDENRKQYYPPGSCPFLGRHSFECYKNGRPDDQYLQWQWQWPSVQTNARCNNIPRILNGTDFLERLRGKKLVFAGDPLNYNMYASLSCILWNAVPDKSRVYPLPRNTEFKSRGDFSLIYEDYNCTIAFVWSAFLVYESKKDRNRNVLKPERDVIRLDVIDKLESSVYSDADVVIFDSFHWWVDGKTNNGVNYFQEGNYLHQKMEMLKAYKKGLTTWRKWIDKNIDSNRTQVVFRGYSETHYV is encoded by the exons ATGGTTGCAGAAGACAATTTGATTGCGCCCCCAAGTAAATCTTCTATAGAAAATGGTGATGAGGATCTGTTTGATAGTGAATGTGATATTTTTGATGGAGAATGGGTGAGGGACGAGAATAGAAAACAGTACTATCCTCCAGGTTCTTGCCCATTTCTCGGTAGACATTCTTTCGAGTGTTACAAAAATGGAAGACCTGATGATCAGTACCTCCAGTGGCAATGGCAGTGGCCATCTGTGCAAACAAATGCAAGGTGTAACAACATCCCCAG AATCCTCAATGGAACAGATTTCCTGGAGAGGTTAAGGGGGAAAAAATTGGTATTTGCTGGGGATCCATTGAATTATAATATGTATGCTTCTTTGTCGTGTATCCTCTGGAATGCCGTCCCAGATAAAAGCAGAGTTTATCCGCTACCCAGGAATACCGAATTCAAGTCCAGAGGAGATTTTTCATTAATATATGAG GACTACAATTGTACTATAGCATTTGTGTGGTCTGCCTTCCTTGTCTATGAATCTAAAAAGGATCGTaaccgaaatgttctaaaacCGGAGCGAGATGTTATAAGGTTGGACGTGATTGATAAGCTCGAGTCATCGGTGTACAGCGATGCTGATGTCGTTATTTTTGATTCATTTCATTGGTGGGTTGATGGGAAAACTAATAATGG AGTCAACTATTTTCAAGAAGGTAATTACCTGCACCAAAAAATGGAGATGCTTAAAGCATACAAGAAGGGTCTTACTACTTGGAGGAAATGGATCGACAAGAATATTGATTCCAACAGAACACAAGTTGTTTTCCGGGGATATTCGGAAACCCATTACGT GTGA